One genomic region from Campylobacter concisus encodes:
- the cmoA gene encoding carboxy-S-adenosyl-L-methionine synthase CmoA gives MRDEIFKEPISKQFEFDDFVASVFDDMISRSVPFYDVSSNLNAKLLAKILPKSAKVCDLGCSTANSLLLLNNLRNDLVLSGVDNSEAMLANAKNKAKAYGADIEFILDDILECELEGFDAVLANYTLQFIRPPKRADLVQKIYNGLNENGVFLFSEKIIFEDKKLTKSVIEIYEDYKQAQGYSRYEIAQKREALENVLVPYTEEENRNLALNAGFKRVESTFKWGNFMSFLAFK, from the coding sequence ATGAGAGATGAAATTTTTAAAGAGCCTATAAGTAAGCAGTTTGAGTTTGATGACTTTGTGGCGAGCGTTTTTGACGATATGATCTCGCGCTCGGTGCCATTTTACGACGTTAGCTCAAATTTAAATGCAAAGTTGCTGGCTAAAATTTTGCCAAAATCAGCAAAAGTGTGCGACCTTGGCTGTTCTACGGCAAATAGCCTACTTTTGCTAAACAACCTTAGAAACGACCTCGTGCTAAGTGGCGTGGATAACTCTGAGGCGATGCTTGCAAATGCAAAAAACAAGGCAAAGGCTTATGGAGCTGATATTGAATTTATTTTAGATGACATTTTAGAGTGCGAGCTAGAGGGCTTTGACGCGGTTTTGGCAAACTATACTTTGCAGTTTATAAGACCGCCAAAAAGGGCTGATCTGGTGCAAAAAATTTATAACGGACTAAATGAAAATGGTGTTTTTTTGTTTAGTGAAAAGATCATCTTTGAAGATAAAAAGCTTACTAAAAGCGTCATAGAAATTTACGAGGACTACAAGCAAGCGCAAGGCTACTCACGCTACGAGATCGCCCAAAAAAGGGAGGCGCTTGAAAATGTGCTTGTGCCATACACTGAAGAAGAAAATAGAAACTTAGCCCTAAATGCTGGCTTTAAGCGTGTCGAGAGCACATTTAAATGGGGAAATTTCATGAGTTTTTTGGCGTTTAAGTAA
- a CDS encoding bifunctional riboflavin kinase/FAD synthetase, with protein MPNFSTLLTKDNITAVAIGHFDGVHRGHKQLLKQLGEFGGLVVIDKNKANITPKLKRAEYSNYPCFLYDFESIKGLSGEEFIAMLKHDFKNLKKIVVGFDFRFGRNRAWDKHDLKRIFDGEVVVVDEVCYDGMGVHSSSIRELIRQGNIDEANRLIGREYSIEGNVIKGQGIGAKELVATLNLDIKSYLLPREGVYATRTRMGSYTYGSVTFIGNRLSTDGNFSVETHILDEVAPKVTKHVAVCFIKRLRDNKKFNSLSELKEQIKRDINEARQCVGVCDLFFGETMRYFDGYGAGI; from the coding sequence ATGCCGAATTTTTCTACGCTTTTAACAAAAGATAACATCACTGCCGTTGCGATCGGGCACTTTGACGGCGTGCATAGAGGGCACAAACAGCTTTTAAAGCAGCTTGGCGAGTTTGGCGGACTTGTCGTGATTGATAAAAATAAAGCCAACATCACGCCAAAGCTAAAGCGAGCCGAGTACTCAAACTATCCTTGCTTTTTGTACGATTTTGAGAGTATAAAAGGGCTTAGTGGTGAGGAATTTATCGCGATGCTAAAACATGATTTTAAAAATTTAAAAAAGATCGTTGTTGGGTTTGATTTTAGATTTGGCAGAAATAGAGCGTGGGATAAGCACGATTTGAAAAGAATTTTTGATGGTGAGGTGGTCGTCGTTGATGAGGTTTGTTATGACGGCATGGGCGTGCATAGCTCATCCATTAGGGAGCTGATACGCCAAGGCAACATCGATGAGGCAAACAGGCTAATAGGCAGGGAGTACTCGATCGAGGGCAACGTGATAAAAGGGCAGGGCATCGGCGCAAAAGAGCTGGTTGCCACGCTAAATTTAGATATAAAAAGCTATCTTTTGCCGCGCGAGGGCGTCTATGCGACAAGAACGAGAATGGGCTCATACACCTATGGCTCGGTCACTTTTATAGGCAACAGACTTAGCACGGATGGAAATTTTAGCGTTGAGACGCACATCTTAGACGAGGTCGCGCCAAAAGTGACAAAGCACGTTGCCGTTTGCTTCATAAAACGTTTGCGCGATAATAAAAAATTTAACTCTCTAAGCGAGCTAAAAGAACAGATAAAACGCGATATAAACGAGGCTAGGCAGTGCGTGGGCGTGTGCGATCTCTTTTTTGGAGAGACGATGAGATACTTTGACGGATATGGAGCTGGTATATGA
- the tlyA gene encoding 23S rRNA (cytidine-2'-O)-methyltransferase TlyA → MRFDNYVASVLNISRNKASELIKSGKVLSNGEICTKVSSEVSEAKISLLDEIYVGRGALKLKSFLETMKFDLTDKNALDIGSSTGGFMQILLERGVKSVTGVDVGTDQLDVSLRSDERVKIYEKTDVREFAKQGQDKFDLITCDVSFISLAEILPAIFGLASTNSLIITLFKPQFEVGVGVKRNKKGVVTDMKAINLAMKRFEVMANGLGFKMIACKECEVKGKEGNAEFFYAFNKR, encoded by the coding sequence TTGAGGTTTGATAACTACGTCGCAAGCGTTTTAAACATCAGCAGAAACAAGGCGAGCGAGCTGATAAAATCTGGCAAGGTGCTTTCAAACGGCGAGATTTGCACCAAGGTTTCAAGCGAGGTTAGTGAGGCTAAAATTTCGCTGCTTGATGAAATTTACGTTGGGCGAGGGGCGCTTAAGCTAAAAAGCTTTTTGGAGACGATGAAATTTGATCTAACTGACAAAAATGCGCTTGATATAGGTAGCTCGACTGGTGGCTTTATGCAAATTTTGCTTGAGCGTGGCGTAAAAAGCGTGACTGGTGTGGATGTTGGCACCGATCAGTTAGATGTCAGCCTAAGAAGTGATGAGCGAGTGAAAATTTATGAAAAAACTGACGTCAGAGAGTTTGCCAAGCAAGGGCAAGATAAATTTGATCTAATAACTTGCGATGTTAGCTTTATCTCGTTGGCCGAAATTTTACCAGCCATATTTGGGCTTGCAAGCACAAATTCGCTCATTATCACGCTTTTTAAGCCACAATTTGAAGTGGGTGTTGGTGTAAAACGAAATAAAAAAGGTGTTGTCACTGATATGAAAGCTATAAATTTAGCAATGAAGCGCTTTGAAGTGATGGCTAATGGCTTAGGATTTAAAATGATAGCTTGCAAAGAGTGCGAAGTAAAAGGGAAAGAGGGAAATGCCGAATTTTTCTACGCTTTTAACAAAAGATAA
- the ligA gene encoding NAD-dependent DNA ligase LigA — protein MTKQEYEKAVETLNTWAKAYYDEDEPLASDEEYDALYHAVLEYEQANPSEISIFSPTKRVGGTVKEGFSKANHIKRMWSMEDIFDLAELDAWLKRGDKENLTFVAEPKFDGASLNLLYENGVLVRAITRGDGVTGEDVTQNARTISSVPKSISYKGLIEIRGEVVIRKDDFELLNAERAKEGEAPLSNPRNAAAGSLRQLDSAVTAKRKLLFIPWGVGEQSLGLKDHSEVMKFVRDLGFERDEFFKILKKDELETAYNELLASREAKSVMMDGMVIRVNDLVRCEQLGYTVKFPKFMVAFKFPAIEKVTRLRDVALQVGRSGVVTPVGVLDEVNIDGANVKSATLHNFDEIERLGVMKNDYIGIIRSGDVIPKITKVFKDRRDGSEQAIERPKFCPVCGSHLLDEGVFVKCQNLSCRARVVGSIIHYASKKCLNIDGLGDAIVNLLFDKGLISCIKDIYGLKFDDLIVLEGFKDKKVNNLLSAIEASKGAELSRFITGLGCEHIGEVAAKKLASSFGLGWLDASFEKLVSLEGFGVEMANSLIDFAEVNRDEILALSQIVQPSVTQVQSISNALSGKTVVITGTLSRPRDEIKAELESFGAKVSSSVSKKTDFVLAGEEAGSKLGKANELGVRVIDESEYERLKLEV, from the coding sequence ATGACAAAACAAGAGTACGAAAAAGCGGTAGAGACGCTAAATACGTGGGCAAAGGCCTACTACGACGAGGATGAGCCACTTGCAAGTGACGAGGAGTATGACGCGCTATATCACGCTGTGCTTGAGTATGAGCAGGCAAATCCAAGCGAAATTTCTATCTTTTCACCTACAAAACGCGTGGGCGGTACTGTAAAAGAGGGCTTTAGCAAGGCCAATCACATCAAACGCATGTGGAGCATGGAAGATATTTTTGATCTAGCCGAGCTTGATGCGTGGCTAAAGCGTGGTGATAAAGAGAACTTAACCTTTGTTGCTGAGCCAAAATTTGATGGAGCGAGCTTAAATTTGCTTTATGAAAACGGTGTTTTAGTTAGGGCGATAACCAGAGGCGACGGCGTTACAGGCGAGGACGTGACGCAAAATGCAAGGACCATTAGCTCGGTGCCAAAGAGCATTAGCTACAAAGGGCTCATTGAAATAAGGGGCGAAGTCGTCATAAGAAAAGATGACTTTGAGCTATTAAACGCAGAGCGTGCAAAAGAGGGCGAGGCGCCGCTTTCAAACCCTAGAAACGCAGCCGCAGGCAGTCTAAGACAGCTTGATAGCGCGGTCACTGCTAAAAGAAAGCTACTTTTCATACCTTGGGGCGTGGGCGAGCAGAGCCTTGGGCTAAAAGATCACAGCGAGGTGATGAAATTTGTGCGTGATCTTGGCTTTGAAAGAGATGAATTTTTTAAAATTTTAAAAAAAGATGAGCTTGAGACTGCGTATAACGAGCTACTAGCCAGCCGCGAGGCAAAGAGCGTGATGATGGATGGCATGGTGATACGTGTAAATGACCTTGTGCGCTGTGAGCAGCTAGGCTACACGGTCAAATTTCCAAAATTTATGGTGGCATTTAAATTTCCAGCCATTGAAAAGGTGACTAGGCTAAGAGATGTGGCACTTCAAGTTGGCAGAAGTGGCGTAGTAACGCCTGTTGGCGTGCTTGATGAGGTAAATATAGATGGTGCTAATGTAAAATCCGCCACCCTTCATAACTTTGATGAGATCGAGCGCCTTGGCGTTATGAAAAACGACTACATCGGCATCATCCGCTCAGGCGACGTCATACCAAAGATCACAAAGGTTTTTAAAGATAGGCGAGATGGTAGCGAGCAAGCGATAGAGAGGCCTAAATTTTGCCCAGTTTGCGGCTCGCACCTGCTTGATGAAGGGGTCTTTGTAAAGTGTCAAAATTTAAGCTGCAGGGCAAGAGTGGTGGGCTCGATAATCCACTACGCATCGAAAAAATGCCTAAATATCGATGGCCTTGGCGACGCAATCGTAAATTTGCTATTTGATAAGGGGCTAATTTCCTGTATAAAAGACATTTACGGCCTTAAATTTGATGATCTCATTGTGCTTGAGGGCTTTAAAGATAAAAAGGTAAACAACCTTTTAAGCGCTATCGAAGCTAGCAAAGGTGCGGAGCTATCGCGCTTTATCACCGGCCTTGGCTGTGAGCACATCGGTGAGGTGGCGGCTAAAAAGCTCGCAAGTAGCTTCGGTTTAGGCTGGCTTGATGCTAGTTTTGAGAAGCTTGTCTCGCTTGAAGGCTTTGGCGTGGAGATGGCAAACAGCTTAATAGACTTTGCCGAGGTAAATAGAGATGAAATTTTAGCTCTTAGCCAGATCGTGCAGCCAAGCGTGACGCAGGTGCAGAGCATCTCAAATGCGCTAAGTGGTAAAACGGTGGTGATAACTGGCACGCTAAGTCGCCCAAGAGATGAGATAAAGGCGGAGCTTGAGAGTTTTGGCGCAAAGGTTTCTAGCTCAGTTTCTAAAAAAACGGACTTCGTCCTAGCTGGCGAGGAGGCTGGCAGTAAGCTAGGTAAGGCGAATGAGCTAGGCGTGCGAGTGATCGATGAGAGCGAATATGAGAGGCTAAAACTTGAGGTTTGA
- a CDS encoding NADAR family protein, with product MKAFGRQVRGFDAKVWDEVKFGVVLNASYLKFSQNAPLRDFLLQTGSKVLVEASPLDKIWGIGLAVSDENAQNPMKWQGQNLLGFALMRARDEIAKVYKNVHLCDARELNLDHL from the coding sequence ATGAAGGCGTTTGGTAGGCAGGTGCGTGGCTTTGACGCTAAGGTCTGGGATGAGGTCAAATTTGGCGTCGTGTTAAATGCGAGCTATCTAAAATTTAGCCAAAATGCCCCTTTGCGAGACTTTTTGCTCCAAACTGGGAGTAAAGTTTTGGTTGAAGCAAGCCCACTTGATAAAATTTGGGGCATAGGTTTGGCTGTAAGCGATGAAAATGCACAAAATCCCATGAAGTGGCAAGGGCAAAATTTACTTGGCTTTGCGCTAATGAGAGCTAGAGACGAGATAGCAAAGGTCTATAAAAATGTCCATTTATGTGACGCCAGAGAGCTAAATTTAGATCATTTATAA
- the folP gene encoding dihydropteroate synthase translates to MKFYKINNKSDFEEICKAISPSPAGAKLMHEKSEINFIFIDEIKTPAANILKQDALSVGAELVTHKDTILGKESLNKALLIATNAQLRQLAKKEKLQDFGLKNLAVFLDTKFIKPTKPLIMGVANINTDSFNEQSRINTQNGIAKIEAMIEAGADYIDLGGVSSRPGSEYCGREEEFGRIKDIVEEIYKLNLHEKAKFSLDSFDPYCLEFALNHGFKMINDITANINLAPLAAKYDAEFCMMHMQGDPATMQVAPKYNDLIGEIADFFEQKIALAKELGTKKLVLDVGIGFGKTAEQNLLLIKHLEHFLKFDCPLLVGASRKSVINHYSPSEVKDRLPGSLYLHLKAFENGAHIIRTHDVAEHKQLFNMHEAMSQATLW, encoded by the coding sequence TTGAAATTTTATAAGATAAATAATAAAAGTGACTTTGAAGAAATTTGCAAAGCCATCTCTCCAAGCCCTGCTGGTGCGAAGCTCATGCATGAAAAGAGCGAGATAAATTTTATATTTATAGATGAGATAAAAACCCCAGCAGCAAATATCCTAAAGCAAGATGCACTTAGCGTTGGAGCCGAGCTTGTGACGCATAAAGATACGATTTTGGGCAAAGAGAGCCTAAATAAAGCCTTACTAATAGCGACAAATGCGCAGCTTAGACAGCTAGCTAAAAAAGAGAAGTTGCAAGACTTCGGACTTAAAAATTTAGCAGTCTTTTTGGATACAAAATTTATAAAGCCAACAAAGCCTCTTATAATGGGCGTTGCAAATATAAACACAGATAGCTTTAACGAACAAAGCCGCATAAATACGCAAAATGGCATAGCGAAAATCGAAGCCATGATAGAAGCAGGTGCAGACTACATCGATCTTGGCGGCGTTAGCTCAAGGCCAGGGAGCGAGTATTGTGGCCGCGAAGAGGAATTTGGGCGTATAAAAGATATTGTGGAGGAAATTTACAAGCTAAATTTACATGAAAAGGCGAAATTTAGCCTTGATAGCTTTGATCCTTATTGCCTTGAATTTGCTCTAAATCACGGCTTTAAAATGATAAATGACATCACGGCAAATATAAATTTAGCCCCACTTGCTGCAAAATACGATGCTGAGTTTTGCATGATGCATATGCAAGGCGATCCTGCGACTATGCAGGTCGCGCCAAAATATAACGACTTAATCGGCGAGATAGCAGACTTTTTTGAGCAAAAGATAGCCCTAGCAAAGGAGCTTGGCACCAAAAAACTAGTGCTTGATGTGGGTATTGGCTTTGGTAAGACGGCCGAACAAAATTTATTGCTTATTAAGCATTTGGAACATTTTTTAAAATTTGACTGCCCACTACTAGTTGGTGCTAGCCGCAAATCAGTTATAAATCATTACAGTCCAAGTGAGGTTAAAGACCGTTTACCAGGCTCGCTTTACCTACACTTAAAGGCCTTCGAAAACGGCGCACATATCATCCGTACACACGACGTGGCCGAGCATAAGCAGCTTTTTAATATGCATGAGGCGATGAGTCAAGCCACGCTTTGGTAG
- a CDS encoding DNA polymerase III subunit delta', whose translation MLNKIVVTSDFENLKANLEDEFGTNNLRFFISDDFLLENAKEVIAEAYIAEKDEKILVIHANSFRTEAQNALLKIIEEPPRNIKFIIVTQSKNLLLSTIRSRMLIENNLTKKPKITLDLNLKSLSLKELTSFIDQKIADEQAQKFGKNELKELVGVIVTKAVDSGYKFSGDEMDYFFSLIKLADLNAKSHAVLTPLLLTIFQKGRR comes from the coding sequence ATGCTTAATAAAATCGTCGTTACAAGCGATTTTGAAAATTTAAAAGCCAACCTTGAAGATGAGTTTGGCACTAATAATTTAAGATTTTTTATAAGTGATGATTTTTTGCTAGAAAATGCAAAGGAGGTCATCGCAGAAGCATACATTGCTGAAAAAGATGAAAAAATTTTAGTAATACATGCTAATTCTTTTAGAACAGAGGCTCAAAATGCACTTTTAAAGATCATTGAAGAGCCTCCAAGAAATATCAAATTTATAATAGTAACGCAGAGTAAAAATTTACTTCTATCAACGATTAGATCAAGAATGCTCATAGAAAATAATCTCACAAAAAAGCCAAAAATAACCCTTGATCTAAATTTAAAATCGCTTAGCCTAAAAGAGCTAACAAGCTTTATCGATCAAAAGATCGCAGACGAACAAGCTCAGAAATTTGGCAAAAACGAGTTAAAAGAGCTTGTTGGCGTTATCGTGACAAAGGCGGTTGATAGCGGGTATAAATTTAGTGGCGATGAGATGGATTATTTTTTCTCGCTTATTAAGCTTGCGGATCTAAATGCCAAGTCTCACGCCGTGCTAACGCCGCTACTGCTTACTATATTTCAAAAAGGACGACGTTGA
- a CDS encoding HobA family DNA replication regulator gives MQDFIQWTLKAIRDEGPLMSWMEERRVEWTPLLASRLKFLLEGRAFITISDEERRWFEIYLLKKMNHSKSIRPFLPFFSLRSLYPSLDEIETNEQKQLLKDMLSLAFPNGYLFFYIGKSLDRYANLAKSDEDSYMWLFDEQAQNSFTLSSSDENLDIKLISLCKIFDKSIDAALFAKVIL, from the coding sequence ATGCAAGACTTTATTCAGTGGACGTTAAAGGCTATTAGGGATGAAGGTCCTTTGATGAGCTGGATGGAGGAAAGGCGTGTTGAATGGACGCCTTTGCTCGCATCTAGGCTTAAATTTTTACTTGAAGGAAGGGCTTTTATAACTATAAGTGATGAAGAGCGAAGATGGTTTGAAATTTATCTTTTAAAAAAGATGAACCATTCAAAAAGTATAAGGCCATTTTTGCCATTTTTTAGCCTAAGATCGCTTTATCCATCGCTTGACGAGATAGAGACAAATGAGCAAAAACAGCTTCTAAAAGATATGCTCAGTCTTGCTTTTCCAAACGGATACTTGTTTTTTTATATCGGAAAGAGCCTTGATAGATATGCGAATTTAGCTAAAAGCGATGAGGATAGTTATATGTGGCTATTTGACGAGCAGGCACAAAATAGCTTTACTCTTAGCTCAAGCGATGAAAATTTAGACATTAAACTAATAAGTCTTTGCAAAATTTTTGATAAAAGTATCGATGCGGCTCTCTTTGCAAAGGTGATACTCTAA
- a CDS encoding aspartate kinase gives MLIVQKFGGTSVGTLERIEAVANRVIETKNSGADVVVVVSAMSGVTNQLVEYSEYFSKHPDGIATDMLLSSGEQVTTALLTIAINAKGCACVGMTGAMAGIITDNVHTKARIEKIDTQRLKAELKAGKIVVVAGFQGIDGKGDITTLGRGGSDLSAVALAGALKADLCEIFTDVDGVYTTDPRIEKKAKKLEQISYDEMLELASAGAKVLQNRSVELAKKLEVKLVTRSSFNHNEGTLIAKEDDNMEAVLVSGIALDKNQARVTLRGVVDKPGIAAEIFTALAHENINVDMIIQNVGHDGTTNLGFTVPQNELELAKETMQKLSAAKHIEFDDAIVKVSVIGVGMKSHSGVACLAFETLAKEGINIQMISTSEIKISMIVDQKYGELAVRVLHDAYKLDQ, from the coding sequence ATGTTAATCGTTCAAAAATTTGGCGGAACTAGCGTAGGAACACTTGAGCGCATCGAAGCTGTGGCAAATAGAGTCATCGAGACTAAAAATAGCGGTGCGGATGTGGTCGTGGTAGTTTCTGCGATGAGCGGAGTTACAAATCAATTGGTTGAATATAGTGAATATTTTTCAAAACACCCAGATGGCATCGCCACCGATATGCTTTTAAGCTCTGGAGAGCAAGTAACCACCGCGCTTTTGACGATTGCGATTAATGCAAAAGGCTGTGCTTGTGTGGGTATGACAGGTGCAATGGCGGGTATTATTACCGATAATGTACATACAAAAGCTAGAATAGAAAAGATAGATACACAAAGGCTAAAAGCTGAGCTAAAAGCTGGTAAGATCGTGGTTGTAGCCGGTTTTCAGGGTATAGATGGAAAAGGTGATATTACGACACTTGGTAGAGGTGGAAGCGACCTTAGTGCGGTTGCTTTAGCGGGAGCACTAAAGGCTGACCTATGCGAAATTTTTACCGATGTTGATGGAGTTTATACAACTGATCCAAGGATAGAAAAAAAGGCAAAAAAACTAGAGCAAATAAGCTATGATGAGATGCTTGAGCTCGCCTCTGCTGGTGCGAAGGTACTTCAAAATCGCTCAGTCGAGCTGGCAAAAAAACTAGAAGTAAAATTAGTCACAAGAAGTAGTTTTAATCACAACGAAGGTACATTAATAGCAAAGGAAGATGACAATATGGAAGCAGTTTTAGTAAGCGGAATAGCACTAGATAAAAATCAAGCAAGAGTAACACTAAGAGGCGTAGTTGATAAGCCTGGTATTGCAGCAGAAATTTTTACAGCTCTTGCGCATGAAAATATAAACGTAGATATGATAATCCAAAACGTAGGGCACGATGGTACTACAAATTTAGGCTTTACAGTACCACAAAATGAGCTTGAACTAGCAAAAGAGACTATGCAAAAACTCTCAGCTGCAAAACATATAGAATTTGATGACGCGATCGTAAAAGTTTCAGTTATAGGCGTCGGTATGAAGAGTCATAGCGGCGTAGCATGTCTAGCATTTGAAACGCTTGCAAAAGAGGGTATAAATATCCAAATGATCTCAACAAGTGAGATAAAAATTTCAATGATCGTTGATCAAAAATATGGCGAGCTAGCAGTTCGCGTACTTCACGATGCTTATAAGCTAGATCAGTAA
- a CDS encoding RNA pyrophosphohydrolase produces the protein MQKKYRPNVAAVVLSSLYPFKCEILVAKRVDMDDIWQFPQGGIDEGESPKQALKRELKEEIGTDKFDILEEYPEWLSYDFPANAAKKFYPFDGQTQKYFLVRLKNGASVNLKTEHPEFSEYKFVDFGRSLENINHFKKPIYEKVLSYFKEKGYF, from the coding sequence ATGCAAAAAAAATATAGACCAAACGTGGCAGCTGTTGTTTTGTCTAGCTTGTATCCATTTAAATGTGAAATTTTAGTCGCAAAAAGAGTGGATATGGATGATATCTGGCAGTTTCCTCAAGGCGGAATAGACGAAGGCGAGAGTCCAAAGCAGGCCTTAAAAAGGGAGCTCAAAGAAGAGATCGGAACTGACAAATTCGATATCTTAGAAGAGTATCCAGAGTGGCTAAGCTACGACTTTCCAGCAAATGCGGCAAAGAAATTTTACCCATTTGATGGGCAGACGCAAAAGTATTTTTTAGTTAGACTTAAAAATGGTGCCAGCGTAAATTTAAAGACAGAGCATCCTGAGTTTAGCGAGTATAAATTTGTAGATTTTGGTAGAAGTTTAGAAAATATAAATCACTTTAAAAAACCTATTTATGAAAAGGTTTTGAGTTATTTTAAAGAGAAAGGATATTTTTGA
- a CDS encoding PepSY-associated TM helix domain-containing protein, translating to MLALIFALPLLIISISGAIISYHDEIIEAFSKDEIEITTNKSALKIDEILKVFSKTRPNFNLSYIKIKGEVNRAYVVSGTSENGEFKSFFVDPYTGEIVSENSVEKFIGLALNLHKNLGLALFKNENLSKIASELVAISTLALLVVLITGVLIHFWRFRSKFISAFKLNIKAKKFAFLYSLHGFLGLYLGAILLIICISGLYFSYESFAKVINQIYGEQKVFKKPNFTSKNGFSLNEEQKVENLQKAYEIFTLKFGNEFDALNFILNKDGVKFMIFYLPKGASESDGVRFVVDTASGEILKNTMPKSFEIYKFMLDLHAGYTFGEAGKFIFFMASCGVGVLLFSGCVIYYKRRKK from the coding sequence ATTTTAGCTCTTATCTTTGCTTTGCCACTTTTGATAATCTCAATTAGTGGAGCGATTATTTCGTATCATGATGAGATAATTGAAGCTTTTAGCAAAGATGAGATAGAGATAACAACTAATAAAAGTGCTTTAAAAATAGATGAAATTTTAAAGGTCTTTAGTAAGACTAGGCCAAATTTTAACCTTAGTTATATAAAGATAAAAGGCGAGGTAAATAGAGCTTATGTAGTAAGCGGCACAAGCGAGAATGGTGAGTTTAAGTCATTCTTTGTAGATCCTTATACGGGCGAGATAGTCTCTGAAAATAGTGTGGAAAAATTTATAGGCCTAGCTTTAAATTTACATAAAAATCTAGGACTAGCTCTATTTAAAAATGAAAATTTATCTAAAATCGCAAGTGAGCTAGTGGCGATTTCGACGCTTGCACTACTTGTTGTTTTAATAACCGGGGTGCTGATACATTTTTGGAGATTTAGAAGCAAATTTATTAGCGCCTTTAAGCTAAATATAAAGGCAAAGAAATTTGCATTTTTATATTCGCTGCATGGATTTTTAGGGCTTTATTTGGGAGCTATTTTGCTTATTATCTGTATTAGCGGTCTATACTTTTCTTATGAGAGCTTTGCTAAGGTCATAAATCAAATTTATGGCGAGCAAAAGGTATTTAAAAAGCCAAATTTTACTAGCAAAAATGGTTTTAGTCTAAATGAAGAGCAAAAGGTAGAAAATCTTCAAAAAGCTTATGAAATTTTTACTTTAAAATTTGGAAATGAGTTTGACGCTTTAAATTTTATTCTCAATAAAGATGGCGTAAAATTTATGATCTTTTACTTGCCAAAAGGCGCTAGTGAGAGTGATGGCGTTAGGTTTGTAGTCGATACGGCAAGTGGAGAAATTTTAAAAAACACCATGCCAAAATCTTTTGAAATTTATAAATTTATGCTTGATCTGCACGCTGGATATACATTTGGAGAGGCTGGAAAATTTATCTTTTTTATGGCTTCTTGTGGAGTTGGCGTGCTACTTTTTAGCGGTTGTGTGATTTATTACAAACGGCGTAAAAAGTAG